TCCAACGCCGTCAAGATGGGATGGGCTGACGCCCAGCCGGCCTTCAAGAAGCCCACGCACACGGGACACGGCAACGTATACCGGCGTCGATTAGACGCAGCCCTTCCCCGGCGAACCCATTTAAGGCTTCCAGGCCCACCTGCGCATCACCCACGACATTCCGCTCCCGGAGTCGGTTGACCACGGCGTCTTCACTaagctcgccgccatcacctAAAACTTCCCGGAGTCCATGATGGAGAGTGGAACGCCCAAGGCCATGGGTCCTTCTTGGAATATCTGCCAGCACTACGTGGTCACCAACAAGATTGACCCGACTAAGCCCGTCGGTCACGGCTGTGGGTTCTTGCCGGACGAATGCCGCTCCGATCTCGAGAGCAGTCTTACAAAAGAATGGGGTATCCGCGGCGTCGAAGGAATGTGCAGCAATTTCGCTCTCGAGCATGTACCCCTGAGCTGTCAATATCACTCAACACGTCACATGTAGGTGGTTCTCCTTTCCTCTCTTTTTCACTcctattttcttcttcaccaccaccccccctcccctttcaCCTGTCCAACAAAAAAAGAATTGAACCCTTATTTAATCGCACacttttctctctcctgaTTCGGTACCTTGACTGACTCCCTTCCGAAGCGTACGGTTCAGAAGTGCTTGCGGACGAGGAAGGTGCCAAGGAATCCGATATGGAAGGTTTCGTAGGGCTCGTGTATGCTTGCAACGAGATACGTTGACCGGGGGAGTGTTACAGCGTACTACGCAACGTCGAATCGGACGTACATTGTTGGCACGATCTTTGGCTGCACGTTTAGCgtgaaggaggagaagagacgGACACCCACAGTGTCGCTTGCTTGTCTTCGTCCAGAGTGGGTGGCATCGCCGTAACCTACCATCACAGCAGAAGCCGTGATTGCGGCGTCGTTCACCGTCGGCCAATCCTCGAGCCCCTTGGTCGGGATACCAAGTATAGCCTTCAAGGGAGTGGGAGTCGATGCTGGGTAATGTATACCAGTCGCTGGCTTCTTTCATAAAGTCCCCGCAACGCATGAGTCCGTGTATCGTCGTCCAAACATAACATTGATGAGGAGAGCGGCACTGAGAAGATCTTCGTCTTTGAGGACCGCGATCGAAGGCTCAAACCGGATTCGCGTGTATTAAATTAAAGTCTCGATTTCAACGTTGGCTCCCCGAATGAGACCTCGAACCCCCGCACACGCTGGATATGTACGAGAATCAAGGCAGATGTTGCCTGAACTTGGTGCTTGAGCCGGTCATCCCCCTCAAACCGATCCGATCATTCGAGGTGCCTGTAAGTCCAGTGCAGTACGGAGAGGCTGCGCCGAGTTGCATAGACCGTTCTCGATTGTACTCGATCGTCGTTCGCATGCTTGGTACTCTGAAGCCCTCGTGTATCGTATGCTGGTCAAGCTCCTATCCAGGCAAGATGAAAACGTCcaccctctctcctcttgtTCGACGGCTAACGCTTGCCGTAGGAAAGTGTCATCCCCATACATGAAACTGACTTGGCTCTGCGCTGCAAACCGAAGAACCACAGCTGCAAGCTCGTCTCCCGGTCCTTTCTTACTCGGTGAGGTCGCAGCTGAACCCCGGCACATACTCCATGAGTATTCCGGTCACTTCCAGCAACCGATTGTCGAAATCTTCTCGGACCGCCATACGCACTGTGCAATACGTCTTGGGTAACCTGATGCCCTTCTCCGCGCCCATTCGAGACTGCAAGCGACTCACCCGCTCGTTGCAGATTGCATCGCACTCGGCCTGACgatcgacctcctcctcgagcttgtTCAGCTTTCTCGGGGCATGCTCGACCTCAGACTCGTCATCGCTCCCCCACAGGTACTCTTTGGCGGCACCCCGGTGGACGTAGTCGACAAACTCCTCCTCAAACTCGGGAGTCCACTCGCCGGTGCCCCGACGGAGGCGCAAGCCCTGCACGCAGGGCGAGAAGCGGCGGTCGAACATCTTCAGCACGGCCCTGACAGGCGGTCCGTTGGGCTTTACCACAGACACTTCCATAACGGTCCAGTCGGAAGGTTGGAATACCTGCGATATCACCATCCGCAGGTTGCCTTCGAAGGGGGGTCGGCCGCTGACGGCCAAGGCGGTCAACATGTTGCCACGGTAGTACGGATTCCTCCATGATGTCAGCTGACGAgttttctctctcacccatacacacacactctctctctctatttaTGACAACGGCGCCTTACGGTGAATATGCCATCTTCAGCCATTCCACGATGCCTTTGAAGAAATTCCCAACACCCCGCGTTAAGCCGAGGACCAAGTTTCTGATACAAGCCAGAACGGCCGACATTGTGGTTTTCCCGAACCGAAAAGGTACTTGAAGGGCCAAAAATACCAGGGAGGCCAGGTGGTAGACGTCTGTCTCGCGTGCGAGGAGTTACGACCCGCTGATAAGCCAGTTGCGAAGGGGcagaagagagggaaggggggggcgCTCAGCGAGTGAACTGAGGGAAGTCGAGATGAAA
This sequence is a window from Colletotrichum higginsianum IMI 349063 chromosome 8, whole genome shotgun sequence. Protein-coding genes within it:
- a CDS encoding Alpha-glucanase → MLPGVAFYEVAVVFVNAMPINLYNNSCVNDGMSWIYYDNIEYISNAVKMGWADAQPAFKKPTHTGHGNSMMESGTPKAMGPSWNICQHYVVTNKIDPTKPVGHGCGFLPDECRSDLESSLTKEWGIRGVEGMCSNFALEHVPLSCQYHSTRHM